In a genomic window of Sulfuriferula nivalis:
- a CDS encoding methyl-accepting chemotaxis protein has protein sequence MLNNLTIKNKLIATVGYLAVSMLIMGYMGVHFLGVANESTKDIYADKVNKIAALDKTIRLMNRNQSLIAQTIIGKISTFPDDNATTQRRITEISDTIAAVSTLQDDLLARTWSTSEQSTLEELKAARKKYGSEGVGPALAALKVADYQQAMEILQGPLHDNFIKLAESFDTLSQSQLAATKLTYEQGQSRFHMVQIFTALLMLGGLIISSLLAWWLIHSITRPLGLAVTAAERIAAGDLSQDIPVTSNDELGELMQAMQTMQSGLNEIVTHVRQGTETIASAAQEIAVGNTDLSNRTESQAHSLTMTATETAQMAKMVEETTEHAHHAQKVAATTRDMCESGGETMAKVVSTMSEISSSSRKIVDIISVIEGIAFQTNILALNAAVEAARAGEQGRGFAVVAGEVRSLAQRSAAAAKEIKTLITESVHKVKDGTQLVEEAGDNMDEILTVVGMFTDLLDSIYEASTQQNSGISTINRSVSEMDETTQQNAALVEQAAAAAQSLQDQAQALEQTVGEFKLAAYSGSQAPAKKIQRQAPAESTEHQQQHDEIESVGEEWQEF, from the coding sequence ATGCTAAACAATCTAACCATAAAAAATAAACTTATAGCTACAGTTGGCTACTTAGCCGTGTCAATGCTAATTATGGGGTACATGGGAGTCCATTTCCTGGGAGTGGCCAATGAATCCACTAAAGACATTTATGCAGACAAAGTCAATAAAATAGCAGCATTGGATAAAACCATACGGTTGATGAACAGAAATCAATCATTAATTGCGCAAACCATTATTGGAAAAATATCTACTTTTCCAGATGACAACGCAACCACCCAACGTCGGATTACAGAGATATCAGATACCATAGCTGCGGTATCTACACTGCAAGACGATTTGTTAGCTCGCACATGGTCGACCTCCGAACAATCCACGCTAGAAGAACTCAAAGCAGCGCGTAAAAAGTATGGCTCCGAAGGTGTTGGGCCTGCCCTTGCGGCACTCAAAGTCGCTGATTACCAGCAAGCAATGGAGATTTTACAAGGCCCATTGCATGATAACTTTATCAAGCTAGCAGAATCATTCGATACATTGTCACAGTCACAACTTGCCGCGACAAAGCTAACTTATGAGCAAGGGCAATCTCGCTTTCACATGGTGCAAATATTTACCGCATTGCTCATGCTGGGAGGACTCATTATCTCCAGCCTGCTTGCCTGGTGGTTAATCCATTCCATAACACGCCCTTTAGGCCTTGCAGTTACTGCCGCTGAGCGTATAGCTGCTGGAGACTTAAGCCAGGACATCCCGGTAACATCCAATGATGAACTTGGCGAATTAATGCAAGCTATGCAAACTATGCAGTCCGGTTTAAATGAAATCGTCACCCATGTGCGACAAGGAACGGAAACTATTGCGTCAGCTGCCCAGGAAATTGCTGTTGGCAACACTGATTTATCTAATCGTACTGAATCACAAGCCCATTCACTTACTATGACCGCTACTGAAACAGCGCAAATGGCCAAAATGGTAGAAGAGACCACCGAACACGCGCATCACGCACAAAAAGTGGCTGCAACGACACGTGACATGTGTGAATCTGGTGGTGAAACCATGGCTAAAGTGGTCAGCACCATGAGTGAGATCAGCTCTAGTTCACGGAAGATAGTTGATATTATTAGTGTGATTGAAGGCATCGCTTTTCAAACCAATATCCTCGCATTGAATGCTGCCGTCGAAGCAGCTCGTGCGGGTGAACAGGGGCGTGGTTTCGCTGTAGTAGCGGGTGAAGTTCGCAGCCTTGCACAACGTAGTGCCGCAGCTGCTAAAGAGATCAAAACATTGATTACTGAATCAGTACATAAAGTCAAAGACGGCACACAGTTAGTTGAAGAAGCTGGCGACAATATGGATGAAATCTTGACAGTGGTAGGCATGTTTACCGATCTGTTGGATTCGATTTATGAAGCGTCTACACAGCAAAATTCAGGCATCAGCACCATCAATCGTTCAGTTTCAGAAATGGATGAAACCACGCAACAGAATGCAGCATTGGTCGAACAAGCTGCTGCCGCAGCACAAAGCCTGCAAGATCAGGCTCAAGCGCTGGAGCAAACCGTAGGTGAATTCAAACTTGCGGCGTATTCCGGATCACAAGCACCAGCAAAGAAAATTCAGCGTCAAGCACCAGCTGAATCGACCGAGCATCAGCAACAACACGATGAAATCGAAAGTGTTGGAGAAGAGTGGCAGGAATTTTAA
- the cheY gene encoding chemotaxis response regulator CheY — translation MADKNLKFLVVDDFSTMRRIVRNLLKELGYANVEEAEDGAQGLQMLKSAKFDFVVSDWNMPNMDGLQMLQAIRADPALSSLPVLMVTAEAKKENIIAAAQAGANGYVVKPFTAATLDEKLSKIFEKLGM, via the coding sequence ATGGCAGATAAAAACCTCAAATTTTTAGTCGTGGATGATTTTTCCACGATGCGTCGCATCGTGCGTAATTTATTGAAGGAGTTAGGCTACGCCAACGTTGAAGAAGCTGAAGATGGTGCACAAGGTTTGCAAATGCTTAAAAGTGCAAAGTTTGATTTCGTAGTGTCGGACTGGAATATGCCTAACATGGATGGCTTGCAGATGCTGCAAGCAATTCGTGCCGACCCTGCTTTATCCAGTCTGCCTGTCCTAATGGTGACGGCTGAAGCCAAAAAAGAAAATATTATTGCCGCGGCTCAAGCGGGTGCAAATGGCTATGTGGTCAAGCCGTTTACTGCTGCTACGCTAGACGAAAAACTGAGCAAAATTTTTGAAAAATTAGGCATGTAA
- the cheZ gene encoding protein phosphatase CheZ — protein MENNHNNEATPSDHDELLSKVGQLTRTLHDNLRALGFDKSIQNAAQEIPDVRERLNYVAKMTEQAAQRVLNATDTALPLQDNIASTASDMASNWRNLIAQPFDASAYQAISETTALSFENMATDANASKQQLMDIMMAQDFQDLTGQVIRKVMELAHHVETQLVQLLVDHAPEEIRREVNSGLLNGPVINPETSGEIVESQMQVDDLLDSLGF, from the coding sequence ATGGAAAATAATCATAATAACGAGGCGACACCATCAGATCATGACGAATTATTATCTAAAGTAGGGCAGCTCACACGGACATTACATGACAATCTACGTGCTTTAGGTTTTGACAAATCGATACAAAATGCAGCACAAGAAATTCCTGATGTACGCGAGCGTCTTAACTATGTAGCCAAAATGACGGAGCAGGCAGCGCAACGTGTTCTCAATGCAACCGACACAGCGTTGCCGTTACAAGACAACATTGCAAGTACAGCCAGCGATATGGCAAGTAACTGGCGCAATTTGATTGCACAACCATTCGATGCAAGTGCGTATCAAGCCATTAGTGAAACCACTGCCCTCTCCTTTGAGAATATGGCAACTGATGCAAACGCCAGCAAACAGCAACTAATGGACATCATGATGGCTCAGGATTTTCAGGATTTAACCGGCCAAGTTATCCGTAAAGTCATGGAATTAGCTCACCACGTTGAAACTCAGCTAGTACAACTACTCGTTGACCACGCCCCGGAAGAAATCCGCCGTGAAGTCAATTCCGGCTTACTAAATGGCCCAGTAATTAATCCTGAAACATCTGGCGAGATAGTCGAAAGCCAAATGCAAGTGGATGACTTGCTGGATAGTTTGGGCTTCTAA
- a CDS encoding type II secretion system protein: protein MNKAQQGFTLIELAIVLVIVGLLLGGVFKGQELITQAKIRNVTNDITGITTAFHSYQERYRAIPGDDAGAAARWTSPATLSGNGNGQISGNYNDTSGAESGYFWQHLRLSGLIAGSTSDFTPPQNAVSGVSGVQGSGALGLTGLVLCSSNLPAKIAQAIDSQLDDGNAMTGQVRGELNTGTSTNPAVGAIAPTTNYVDNGNNVYAVCKPV from the coding sequence ATGAATAAAGCACAACAAGGATTTACGCTGATAGAGCTGGCTATCGTATTGGTTATTGTCGGCCTGCTGCTTGGTGGCGTATTTAAAGGACAAGAGCTCATTACTCAGGCAAAGATTCGTAATGTTACGAATGATATAACTGGCATAACCACCGCATTTCATAGTTATCAGGAGCGCTATCGCGCTATTCCTGGCGATGATGCGGGCGCAGCTGCACGCTGGACCAGTCCAGCCACGTTAAGCGGTAACGGTAATGGGCAAATTTCTGGTAACTATAACGATACTAGTGGTGCTGAGTCAGGGTATTTCTGGCAGCATTTACGATTGTCAGGCTTGATTGCAGGCTCTACCAGTGATTTTACGCCACCACAAAATGCAGTGTCTGGTGTGAGTGGTGTGCAAGGATCAGGTGCGCTGGGATTGACGGGGTTAGTGTTATGCAGTTCTAACCTGCCTGCTAAAATTGCCCAAGCTATTGATAGTCAATTAGATGATGGTAATGCGATGACTGGGCAGGTTCGTGGTGAACTGAATACTGGTACCAGCACTAATCCTGCGGTAGGTGCAATCGCACCTACTACGAATTATGTTGATAATGGTAACAATGTTTATGCGGTATGTAAGCCTGTTTGA
- a CDS encoding type II secretion system protein: MDRHLGFSLVELALVLVIVTLALGGVLVPLNAQIEHKQWRDTEQSLQLVQDALLGFAVRNGRLPCPASSTSSGMESPASGGVCTNPYDGYVPAVSLGLSQLDAQGYVLDAWGNRLRYAVAKSSGFAFTTSDGIKNAGLSTLQSELQICASIAGTTSSSCGSATALSSSGINAPPVVIYSIGQFATARSADESANQDSNAIFVNHPLTTSVASTGAYDDVMTWLSPNVLYGQMVNAGVF, from the coding sequence GTGGATAGGCATTTGGGATTCAGTCTGGTGGAGCTCGCACTGGTGCTGGTTATAGTTACGCTGGCATTAGGTGGGGTGTTGGTACCGTTGAACGCGCAAATTGAACATAAGCAATGGCGTGATACCGAGCAGAGTTTGCAGCTTGTGCAAGATGCGTTATTAGGTTTTGCTGTGCGTAATGGACGATTGCCATGTCCAGCGAGTAGCACCAGTAGTGGCATGGAAAGCCCCGCTTCTGGTGGTGTATGCACTAATCCGTATGATGGTTATGTGCCAGCTGTGAGTTTGGGTTTAAGTCAGTTAGATGCGCAAGGCTACGTGCTTGATGCTTGGGGCAATCGTCTGCGTTATGCGGTGGCTAAATCTTCTGGTTTTGCTTTTACCACAAGTGACGGGATTAAAAATGCAGGGCTGTCTACCTTGCAATCCGAGTTGCAAATTTGTGCCAGCATTGCAGGTACAACCAGTAGCAGTTGTGGCAGTGCGACGGCACTCAGTTCATCAGGGATTAATGCACCACCCGTAGTCATCTATAGCATAGGGCAATTTGCTACCGCCAGAAGTGCGGATGAAAGCGCCAATCAGGATAGCAATGCCATTTTTGTTAATCATCCGCTCACCACATCTGTGGCAAGCACAGGCGCGTATGATGATGTGATGACATGGTTATCACCTAACGTGTTGTATGGGCAGATGGTTAATGCAGGAGTGTTTTAG
- a CDS encoding type IV pilus modification PilV family protein yields MMRQIHSNKPQRGAVLLSLTIVISLVGVLWLYSNLATHHRNIRTQQALNMAQSALIGRAVADLNRAGSLPCPDTNNDGVAELLTGVQCPSYIGRLPWRTLGLSDVRDDAGERLWYALSPDVRDASGNIVNSALTTGQLLINANAQQVAIVFAPNAVITPQARDGAQQNNVSQYLDGSNADGDTHYESRQIDDSGFNDHVRAISQIHLFKQVEKHALQQFAVAIQQYDTSHHVYPYAGNATGEMQSGLLSGFIPYATLALASSAWAQNLWFTALDAVPYSVDATLGSVQLRLRYCQANVTRGQVMQVQCG; encoded by the coding sequence ATGATGCGCCAGATTCACAGCAATAAACCTCAGCGTGGCGCAGTATTGCTGTCACTAACCATAGTGATAAGTTTGGTTGGCGTGCTGTGGTTGTATAGCAACTTGGCGACTCATCATCGAAATATCCGCACACAACAGGCATTAAACATGGCACAGTCAGCGCTGATTGGTAGGGCGGTGGCTGACCTAAATCGTGCGGGGAGCTTGCCGTGTCCGGACACTAATAATGACGGTGTTGCCGAATTATTAACGGGCGTGCAGTGTCCGAGTTATATCGGACGATTGCCTTGGCGCACGTTGGGTTTGAGTGATGTCCGCGATGATGCTGGTGAAAGGTTGTGGTATGCCTTGTCACCTGATGTGCGTGATGCGTCAGGTAATATCGTTAATAGTGCGCTGACTACAGGCCAGTTGCTAATCAATGCCAACGCACAACAAGTTGCGATTGTCTTTGCGCCCAATGCTGTCATAACACCGCAAGCGCGTGATGGTGCACAGCAAAATAATGTCAGTCAATATCTGGATGGCAGTAATGCTGATGGTGATACACATTATGAGTCTAGACAAATTGACGATAGCGGCTTTAATGATCATGTACGCGCGATTAGCCAAATACACTTATTCAAGCAGGTAGAAAAGCATGCCTTACAACAATTCGCCGTGGCTATACAGCAATATGACACTAGCCATCATGTTTATCCCTATGCTGGCAATGCGACGGGCGAGATGCAGTCAGGGCTGTTGTCAGGCTTTATTCCTTATGCCACTTTAGCCTTGGCGAGCAGTGCATGGGCACAAAACCTATGGTTTACAGCGCTGGATGCGGTGCCATATAGCGTTGATGCGACTTTGGGTAGTGTGCAGCTACGGCTACGTTATTGCCAGGCAAACGTAACGCGTGGCCAAGTTATGCAGGTGCAATGTGGATAG
- a CDS encoding type II secretion system F family protein, whose product MSYFRYFAINQQGRRQRGVLAAAHEADLTQRLAAMGLDLITASTVHPRTHRILTRHELITLFVHLTHVSRAGVALLDGLRDLRDSVSHPVMREVVATLLVDLESGSALSEAMAKQPKNFGALIVNLIRVGETAGALVAVLAHLTDSLKQQDELRVQTQRILLYPSLVLLMVGGVMVMLLLFLVPQIVQLMHGMNMAVPMSTLIMLELSKLIRADWWLILVGTGLSVGSLLVLHHHQTRFRFWCDSWKLRLPLVGEILKKIDLARFANIFALMYRSGVPIFDGLALSADLVQNRVLAMSIRRSRDSIVNGERLSAAFMHEQIFPALVLSMLRVGETTGALDGALLEVSYFYQRDVREAINRLLTLLEPALTLLLGAVLAIIIGMVLLPLYDVLGTVRL is encoded by the coding sequence ATGAGCTATTTCCGTTATTTTGCGATTAATCAGCAAGGTCGTCGTCAGCGTGGTGTACTAGCCGCGGCACATGAAGCCGATTTAACGCAACGCTTGGCAGCGATGGGGTTGGATTTGATTACCGCGAGTACTGTTCATCCACGTACTCACCGGATTCTTACTCGTCATGAATTAATTACTTTATTTGTCCATTTGACCCACGTTAGTCGGGCTGGCGTGGCGCTCTTGGATGGCCTGCGAGACTTACGTGACAGCGTTTCTCATCCTGTCATGCGGGAGGTCGTGGCAACGCTGCTGGTAGATTTGGAATCGGGCAGTGCGCTGTCAGAGGCTATGGCGAAACAGCCAAAAAATTTTGGCGCGTTAATCGTTAATCTGATTCGGGTAGGTGAGACTGCAGGCGCGCTCGTAGCCGTGTTGGCACACTTGACGGACAGTTTGAAACAACAGGATGAATTGCGCGTACAAACACAGCGTATCTTGCTCTATCCGTCACTAGTATTGCTGATGGTAGGCGGTGTGATGGTGATGTTGCTATTGTTTCTGGTTCCGCAGATTGTACAGCTAATGCATGGCATGAATATGGCAGTTCCAATGAGCACGTTGATAATGCTGGAATTGTCGAAGCTGATTCGGGCTGATTGGTGGTTAATATTGGTAGGGACAGGGTTAAGTGTGGGTAGTTTATTGGTGTTGCATCATCACCAAACGCGTTTTCGATTTTGGTGCGATAGCTGGAAACTACGTTTGCCGCTAGTCGGAGAAATATTGAAAAAAATTGATCTGGCACGGTTTGCAAACATTTTTGCGCTGATGTACCGGTCTGGCGTTCCCATTTTTGATGGCTTGGCGCTTAGTGCTGATTTGGTGCAGAACCGAGTGTTGGCAATGAGCATAAGACGGTCACGTGATTCAATTGTTAATGGTGAACGTTTAAGTGCGGCATTTATGCATGAGCAAATATTTCCAGCTTTAGTGCTAAGCATGTTGCGTGTTGGTGAAACTACAGGGGCATTAGATGGGGCGTTGCTGGAGGTCAGTTATTTTTATCAGCGCGATGTGCGTGAGGCGATAAACCGATTGCTAACACTGCTGGAACCAGCCTTGACTTTGCTGCTTGGGGCTGTGTTGGCCATTATCATTGGTATGGTGTTGTTGCCATTGTATGACGTGTTGGGGACGGTTCGGCTATGA
- a CDS encoding GspE/PulE family protein: MRDLAGLWLAEGVVTADQLQIAHAEQKRTGYTLSKQCIKLGFVSAALVRDYEANHAGHVSVDLTQVLVDVTALQCVPLALARRYTLLPLANEHGVLTVAMSDVHNILALDQLRTLCVATRIEVVLASETQLLEAIDKYYGFELAIGGILDEIESGTGVHTVGDSYAHPIVRLIDAILVDAVKQGASDIHFEPEAHFVRIRYRIDGVLVQIRALHQRYWAAMAVRLKVIAGMNIAESRAPQDGRFTLTVQGRPIDFRASVLPIMQGENIVLRILDRERAIIPLAELQLSSVQQQSLDAMLARPAGLVMVTGPTGSGKTTTLYSLLNHLNTEQVNIMTLEDPVEYPQDRIRQTSLNDAVKLDFSNGIRAIMRQDPDIILVGEVRDTDTAQMAFRAAMTGHRVFTTVHSNSALGVYARLRDIGVATDIMVGNINGIIAQRLVRQLCPACKIAVTLSSHELALMGVAGSEQMHYRAAGCAQCARRGYRGRRLLMEVILVDDELDDLIARQVDASELHAYAKRHGLRSLADEAVACVLAGHASLDEVQRVVDLSRR; this comes from the coding sequence ATGCGTGATTTAGCCGGATTATGGTTGGCTGAAGGTGTTGTTACGGCTGATCAATTACAGATTGCTCACGCGGAACAAAAGCGCACAGGGTATACATTGTCTAAACAATGTATCAAATTAGGCTTTGTCAGTGCAGCTTTGGTGCGTGATTATGAGGCGAATCATGCAGGGCATGTGAGTGTTGACTTAACGCAGGTGCTCGTGGATGTCACTGCGTTGCAATGCGTACCACTGGCATTAGCGCGACGCTATACCTTATTACCCCTGGCTAATGAGCATGGGGTATTAACGGTGGCGATGAGTGATGTGCACAATATTCTTGCGCTAGATCAGTTACGGACATTGTGCGTGGCGACACGCATCGAAGTGGTGCTGGCAAGTGAAACACAACTGCTGGAAGCGATAGATAAATATTATGGGTTTGAGTTGGCAATCGGCGGAATACTCGACGAAATTGAATCGGGCACAGGGGTGCATACGGTTGGGGATAGCTACGCGCATCCCATAGTACGTTTAATTGATGCGATTCTGGTTGATGCAGTGAAACAAGGTGCGTCAGATATACATTTTGAACCGGAAGCACATTTTGTGCGTATCCGTTATCGCATAGATGGTGTGTTGGTGCAAATTCGCGCATTGCATCAGCGTTATTGGGCGGCAATGGCTGTGCGGTTGAAAGTCATTGCCGGGATGAATATCGCAGAAAGTAGAGCGCCGCAAGACGGGCGATTTACGCTGACGGTTCAAGGTCGCCCCATAGATTTTCGTGCTTCCGTGTTACCTATCATGCAAGGTGAAAATATCGTGCTGCGTATTCTGGATAGAGAGCGTGCGATTATTCCGTTGGCGGAATTACAATTGTCGTCGGTACAACAGCAATCGCTGGATGCCATGTTAGCACGACCAGCAGGCTTGGTAATGGTGACTGGACCGACGGGCTCAGGTAAAACGACCACCCTCTATTCATTGCTGAATCATCTCAATACTGAGCAGGTGAATATCATGACATTGGAAGATCCCGTTGAATATCCACAGGATCGGATCCGTCAAACATCGCTGAATGATGCAGTAAAACTGGATTTTAGTAACGGCATACGCGCCATTATGCGTCAGGATCCAGACATTATTCTGGTGGGTGAAGTGCGTGATACTGATACCGCGCAAATGGCATTTCGCGCAGCGATGACAGGACACAGGGTATTTACTACCGTGCATAGTAATTCGGCATTGGGCGTGTATGCCCGCCTGCGCGATATAGGTGTGGCGACAGACATTATGGTCGGTAATATTAACGGCATCATTGCGCAACGCTTGGTGCGGCAACTTTGCCCTGCGTGCAAGATTGCCGTTACGTTAAGTTCGCATGAACTGGCACTGATGGGTGTGGCTGGCTCTGAACAGATGCATTATCGAGCCGCTGGATGTGCACAATGTGCCCGTCGGGGATATCGTGGGCGGCGCTTGCTCATGGAAGTTATTCTGGTGGATGACGAACTGGACGATTTGATTGCGCGTCAGGTAGATGCGAGTGAATTGCATGCCTACGCTAAACGTCATGGACTGCGCAGTCTGGCTGATGAAGCTGTAGCTTGTGTGCTGGCAGGGCACGCCAGTCTGGATGAAGTGCAGCGAGTTGTGGATTTATCGAGGCGGTAA
- a CDS encoding Type II secretory pathway component PulD yields the protein MGLLFQRGWAWLSFTLLLSACVPPNTIKQSPGHIQASITLPPVTVAVVPPVSAPIPVVPEAKPLTYTVVVHDVPVKELLFALARDTNRNIDIHPGITGNVTLNAVNEPFDAILARVARQVNIRYRMEGNTLSILSDTPYLETYHVNYVNLSRNTDSSIGVAAKIASTGSGVVKEGGDATGNSSATTVASKSNNNFWEVLEDNLRSMLIATRLASQRQEDKQQRVNAENTARSERLLQAQAVARAGAAAPGLYKEVFGNQINSPQAENLARHDVVVNPVTGSVSVVGTERQQRLVQDYLRLVNVASQRQVLIEATIVEVSLKDQYKMGIDWQRVVASGGAGWFFSTNANAGSNLANTLTPFFSGGFQDQKYSATLNLLESFGSLRVLSSPKLMAINNQTALLKVVDNLVYFNIKADTVSSNNSAPVTTYTTTPQTVPVGLVMSLTPQVADNGMVMLNVRPTISRKVGDAVDPNPSIVAPLTNKIPVIQVREMESVLQVGSGQTVILGGLMQDDSSRARDGIPGLSRSDDVGPLFGQHERNIQQTELVIFLRPTVITTPSLDSGELKSFKQYLPSADRAG from the coding sequence GTGGGTCTGTTATTTCAGAGGGGGTGGGCGTGGTTGTCGTTTACGTTGCTGTTGTCGGCATGTGTGCCGCCGAATACGATTAAGCAGTCGCCCGGTCACATACAGGCATCTATCACGCTACCGCCAGTCACTGTTGCGGTGGTGCCACCAGTATCTGCACCAATTCCAGTCGTTCCTGAGGCTAAGCCATTGACTTACACGGTGGTGGTGCATGATGTTCCAGTCAAAGAATTGCTGTTCGCTTTGGCGCGAGATACTAATCGCAATATTGATATTCATCCTGGTATCACCGGTAATGTAACGTTGAATGCGGTGAATGAGCCGTTTGATGCGATACTCGCGCGTGTGGCACGGCAAGTAAATATTCGCTATCGCATGGAGGGTAATACGCTATCTATTTTGTCTGACACGCCATATCTTGAAACTTATCATGTTAATTATGTAAATCTATCGCGAAATACTGATTCCAGCATAGGTGTGGCAGCGAAAATTGCGAGTACGGGTAGCGGCGTGGTTAAAGAGGGTGGTGATGCGACGGGTAATAGCTCGGCGACGACAGTGGCTAGCAAGTCTAATAATAATTTCTGGGAAGTCCTGGAGGATAACTTGCGATCCATGTTGATCGCAACACGTCTGGCAAGTCAGCGGCAAGAAGATAAGCAGCAGCGGGTTAATGCTGAAAATACTGCCCGTAGTGAGCGTCTGCTTCAGGCGCAGGCAGTAGCACGAGCGGGTGCAGCGGCACCCGGTTTGTATAAAGAGGTGTTTGGTAACCAGATTAACTCACCGCAAGCCGAAAACCTTGCCAGGCATGATGTGGTGGTGAATCCTGTTACAGGGTCAGTCAGTGTAGTCGGCACAGAACGGCAACAGCGTCTGGTGCAGGATTATTTGCGGCTGGTAAATGTAGCAAGCCAGCGTCAGGTGCTGATTGAGGCGACTATCGTCGAAGTCAGTCTCAAAGATCAATACAAAATGGGGATAGACTGGCAGCGCGTTGTCGCCAGCGGTGGTGCTGGCTGGTTTTTTAGCACTAATGCCAATGCTGGCAGCAATTTAGCGAATACGCTTACCCCCTTTTTCAGTGGCGGTTTTCAAGATCAAAAATATAGCGCCACACTTAATTTACTCGAGTCATTTGGCAGTCTGCGTGTGTTATCCAGCCCTAAACTCATGGCGATCAATAATCAAACTGCGCTGCTTAAAGTCGTAGATAACTTGGTGTATTTCAATATCAAGGCTGATACGGTGAGTTCCAATAATAGTGCGCCAGTTACTACCTACACCACAACGCCGCAAACCGTGCCTGTAGGTTTGGTAATGAGTCTGACGCCCCAAGTTGCTGACAACGGCATGGTGATGTTGAATGTGCGGCCGACTATTTCACGCAAGGTTGGGGACGCGGTAGACCCAAATCCTAGTATCGTCGCACCGCTGACTAATAAAATTCCGGTCATACAAGTGCGTGAAATGGAGTCGGTATTGCAGGTAGGCAGTGGGCAAACAGTGATACTGGGCGGGTTGATGCAAGATGATAGCAGTCGTGCGCGTGATGGCATTCCCGGCTTGTCACGTTCTGATGATGTGGGTCCGTTATTTGGGCAGCATGAACGCAATATACAACAGACTGAATTAGTCATTTTTTTGCGCCCTACCGTGATTACTACGCCGTCGCTGGATAGTGGCGAATTAAAATCTTTTAAGCAATATTTGCCATCGGCTGACAGAGCAGGTTAA